Proteins co-encoded in one Paracrocinitomix mangrovi genomic window:
- a CDS encoding vWA domain-containing protein → MDNNLHKYNIKHILIAVVIWEVIFWALLGSFYYYIADKEVLRFENQFFLWGLVIIPLLVMGYFVVLQWKNKTLSQLAPNKLLRYLTTPVSEVKSFFKFFLLRNGLALLIIALANPQYGKSKNKMVAEGIEILIALDISNSMHAMDLDPSRDRLTVAKMSIDRLLHNLHGDKIGILVFAGDAFLQVPLTQDYRAVRMFLQSITPEMMTNQGTSISLAIDKCIENFDMENGVNKAIIVMSDGEDHEGEAEEKAAAAKELGIIVSTVGMGTTNETPIPEYKNGKVIGLKKDYAGNTVFTKLNEDMLRGIANAGGGRYTKAEGNFVNMEELLETIKRLEKTEMESDLYSDFEDQYHWFLALGLILLIGEFFITESRSGVVHKLQDYEI, encoded by the coding sequence ATGGACAACAATTTGCACAAATACAACATTAAACACATCCTTATAGCAGTAGTTATTTGGGAAGTTATCTTTTGGGCATTATTGGGCAGCTTTTATTACTACATAGCCGATAAAGAAGTATTGAGATTTGAAAATCAATTCTTTTTATGGGGATTAGTAATAATACCGCTGTTGGTTATGGGATACTTTGTTGTTTTGCAATGGAAAAACAAAACCCTTTCTCAATTAGCACCCAACAAACTTCTTAGATATTTAACCACTCCTGTTTCAGAAGTGAAGTCATTTTTCAAGTTCTTTTTATTGAGAAATGGATTGGCTTTGTTGATAATTGCTTTGGCGAATCCGCAGTACGGTAAAAGCAAAAATAAAATGGTGGCAGAAGGAATTGAAATATTGATTGCATTAGACATTTCAAACTCAATGCACGCCATGGATTTGGATCCGAGTAGAGATAGACTTACCGTTGCTAAAATGTCTATAGACAGGTTGCTTCACAACTTACACGGAGATAAAATAGGCATTCTTGTATTTGCCGGAGATGCCTTTTTGCAGGTTCCGCTAACACAAGATTACAGAGCAGTTAGAATGTTTTTACAATCCATCACACCTGAAATGATGACCAATCAGGGAACATCTATTTCACTTGCTATAGACAAATGCATTGAAAACTTTGATATGGAAAATGGTGTCAACAAGGCCATCATTGTTATGTCAGATGGGGAAGATCATGAAGGTGAAGCAGAGGAAAAAGCAGCCGCAGCTAAGGAGCTGGGTATAATAGTAAGTACTGTTGGAATGGGAACAACCAACGAAACTCCTATCCCTGAATATAAAAACGGAAAAGTGATTGGCCTGAAAAAAGACTATGCCGGCAATACCGTTTTCACCAAGTTAAATGAAGATATGTTAAGAGGAATTGCTAATGCAGGAGGTGGAAGATACACCAAAGCAGAAGGCAATTTTGTTAATATGGAAGAATTGTTAGAGACCATTAAAAGATTGGAGAAAACTGAGATGGAGAGTGATCTTTACTCAGATTTTGAAGATCAATATCACTGGTTTCTTGCACTTGGTTTGATTTTGTTGATAGGTGAATTCTTTATCACAGAAAGCAGATCAGGTGTAGTACATAAATTACAAGATTATGAAATATAG
- a CDS encoding NAD(P)/FAD-dependent oxidoreductase: protein MIDVHNLSYWEKESFAFHSDFLIIGSGIVGLSTAIYLKQREPDKKVTVLERGFLPSGASTKNAGFSCIGSPSELLDDLTKNSEEEVFATVAKRWKGLLNLNDLLGKDNIGYQALGSYELFDDGSAELYEKCLGNLNYLNKQLEQVTGKPIVFQKNDSICENSGFGGFNRAISHAAEGQIDTGKMMKTLLNKACSLEINILNGIEVKDLSEKAIETNFGKFPYDKLIVCTNGFSKRFFPNMDVEPARAQVVVTNEIPDLKFEGIYHFDQGYYYFRNIGKRILFGGGRNLDFEGETTTDMNTTDKIISHLKKLLSEKIIPNTPFEIEHQWAGTMGVGQNKSPIIQKLDNNIYCGIRLGGMGVAIGSLVGKELAKLILED from the coding sequence ATGATAGATGTACACAATTTAAGTTACTGGGAAAAAGAATCCTTTGCTTTCCATTCCGACTTTCTAATTATCGGATCAGGTATTGTTGGACTTTCTACCGCTATCTACTTAAAACAACGCGAACCTGATAAAAAAGTAACAGTTTTAGAGAGAGGATTTTTACCTTCTGGTGCCAGTACTAAAAATGCAGGTTTTTCATGTATTGGAAGTCCATCTGAATTATTAGATGACCTTACCAAAAATAGTGAAGAAGAAGTATTTGCTACTGTAGCAAAAAGATGGAAAGGCCTTTTAAACTTAAATGATCTATTAGGAAAAGACAATATTGGCTACCAGGCTTTAGGTTCATATGAACTTTTTGATGATGGATCAGCTGAACTTTACGAAAAATGTCTGGGTAATCTGAATTATTTAAACAAACAATTAGAACAAGTCACGGGTAAGCCTATTGTTTTTCAAAAAAATGATTCAATTTGTGAAAATTCAGGATTTGGAGGATTTAATAGGGCAATTAGTCATGCTGCAGAAGGTCAAATAGATACAGGAAAAATGATGAAAACGTTGCTCAATAAAGCCTGTTCACTTGAAATCAACATATTAAACGGAATCGAAGTAAAAGATCTATCAGAAAAGGCCATAGAGACGAATTTTGGCAAATTCCCATATGACAAGTTAATTGTCTGTACAAATGGGTTTTCCAAAAGGTTTTTTCCCAACATGGATGTAGAACCAGCAAGGGCCCAGGTAGTTGTCACCAATGAAATTCCGGATTTAAAGTTTGAAGGCATCTATCATTTTGATCAAGGATATTATTATTTCAGAAATATTGGAAAGAGGATACTATTTGGTGGGGGAAGAAACCTTGATTTTGAAGGAGAAACTACCACAGATATGAATACCACAGATAAAATCATATCTCATCTCAAAAAACTGCTAAGCGAAAAAATAATTCCGAACACACCTTTTGAAATCGAACATCAATGGGCTGGAACCATGGGTGTTGGTCAAAATAAATCTCCTATTATTCAAAAACTGGACAACAATATTTATTGCGGAATTAGATTAGGCGGAATGGGAGTAGCAATTGGAAGTTTAGTAGGAAAAGAGCTGGCAAAATTAATTTTAGAAGATTAA
- a CDS encoding vWA domain-containing protein: MKVSAFNIWPFDMEFDYPHVFWMLLVIPGMVVWYIYKQKQDFKHINISSTGNFGEAKINWISVFRYINLSILMIGIAYVILALARPHAPIDVDEYRKKNIEGIDIVISMDVSESMLAQDLKPNRLEAAKDVAKDFIEDRPTDRIGLVVYEAEAYTQSPMTTDHELLLQQLSEVKPGMVTPGTAIGVGLITAAIRLSESDAKSKVIILMTDGLNNSGQIQPTEAAEVAKELGICVYTIGVGQEGSAPYPFIGNLTTNIPVQIDEELLTDIAIMTGGKYFRARNKDELKNIYSEIDQLEKSKVKVLDFKVNPPEKYYGFLLMGIILILLNRVIENTALKSIP, from the coding sequence ATGAAAGTTAGTGCTTTTAACATATGGCCCTTTGACATGGAGTTTGATTACCCTCATGTTTTTTGGATGCTCTTAGTGATTCCAGGAATGGTTGTTTGGTATATCTACAAACAAAAACAAGACTTTAAGCACATAAACATCTCTTCTACCGGGAATTTTGGTGAAGCAAAAATCAATTGGATATCTGTATTCAGATACATTAATTTATCCATTTTAATGATTGGAATTGCATATGTCATATTGGCTCTAGCAAGACCACATGCTCCTATTGACGTTGATGAATACCGCAAAAAAAATATTGAAGGAATAGACATAGTTATTTCAATGGATGTTTCTGAAAGTATGTTGGCGCAAGATCTAAAACCAAACAGATTAGAAGCTGCTAAAGATGTTGCCAAAGATTTTATTGAAGACCGACCAACTGACAGAATTGGCTTGGTGGTGTATGAGGCTGAAGCTTATACACAATCACCCATGACAACAGATCATGAACTTTTACTGCAACAACTATCAGAAGTTAAACCCGGAATGGTAACTCCCGGAACAGCAATTGGAGTTGGTTTAATAACCGCTGCTATCCGCTTAAGTGAAAGTGACGCCAAGAGCAAAGTCATCATTTTAATGACAGACGGACTCAACAACTCAGGACAAATTCAACCTACTGAAGCGGCTGAAGTTGCTAAGGAATTAGGAATTTGTGTATATACCATTGGAGTTGGACAAGAAGGTTCTGCACCCTACCCTTTTATTGGGAATTTAACCACTAATATCCCTGTCCAAATTGACGAAGAATTATTGACAGATATCGCCATCATGACCGGTGGGAAATACTTTAGAGCGCGCAACAAAGATGAGCTTAAGAATATTTATTCAGAGATTGATCAACTAGAAAAATCTAAAGTTAAAGTACTTGATTTTAAAGTAAATCCGCCTGAAAAATATTATGGATTTCTATTGATGGGAATCATATTGATTTTATTGAACAGAGTAATAGAAAATACAGCTTTGAAAAGCATTCCTTAA
- a CDS encoding DUF58 domain-containing protein, protein MDTKELIKKVRKIEIKTKGLSNQIFSGEYHSAFKGRGMAFSEVRDYAVGDEIRTIDWNVTARFNEPFVKVFEEERELTVMLIVDVSGSEMFGTRNQIKRETITELCAVLAFSAVSNNDRIGLIMFSEQIEMFIPPKKGKSHILRIIRELINYEPKHKGTNISEALKYFSKMVKKKSIAFVVSDFLSDDFSDAIKIASRKHDVVALKVQDKAEQELPNVGVAQFKDLETGEVKWINTSSKKVRDNYKKAAEEKNEASRKLFRRSKTDFAEIYTDEGYIKPLMNLFKNR, encoded by the coding sequence TTGGATACTAAAGAACTCATAAAAAAAGTACGTAAGATTGAGATCAAAACTAAGGGTCTCAGTAATCAGATTTTTTCTGGTGAGTACCATTCTGCCTTTAAAGGAAGAGGAATGGCTTTTAGTGAAGTTAGAGATTATGCAGTTGGAGACGAAATTAGAACTATAGATTGGAACGTAACTGCCAGATTTAATGAGCCTTTTGTAAAGGTTTTTGAAGAAGAACGTGAATTAACAGTGATGTTAATTGTAGATGTTTCAGGTTCAGAAATGTTTGGTACTAGAAATCAAATAAAACGAGAAACCATTACCGAACTTTGCGCAGTACTAGCGTTCTCGGCTGTATCTAACAATGATCGAATTGGTTTAATAATGTTCTCTGAACAAATAGAGATGTTTATCCCGCCAAAAAAAGGTAAATCTCATATTCTTAGAATAATTAGAGAACTTATTAACTACGAACCAAAACACAAAGGGACTAATATTTCTGAAGCGCTCAAGTACTTTTCTAAAATGGTAAAAAAGAAAAGTATTGCTTTTGTGGTAAGCGACTTTTTATCTGATGACTTCTCGGACGCTATTAAAATTGCATCCCGCAAACATGATGTTGTTGCGTTAAAGGTTCAGGATAAAGCGGAGCAAGAACTACCAAATGTTGGAGTTGCTCAATTCAAAGATCTGGAAACAGGAGAAGTTAAATGGATCAATACCTCTTCTAAAAAAGTGAGGGACAATTATAAAAAAGCAGCTGAAGAAAAAAATGAAGCCAGCCGCAAACTCTTCAGAAGATCAAAAACAGATTTCGCAGAAATTTATACTGATGAAGGGTATATAAAGCCACTAATGAATCTATTTAAGAACCGTTAA
- the murQ gene encoding N-acetylmuramic acid 6-phosphate etherase — MNYSKKITESNSNYDKLEDMSINELLVNINKEDQLVPKAVEKVIPQIEAFVEKALDRMEMGGRLFYIGAGTSGRLGIVDASECPPTFGVDHGIVIGLMAGGDKAMRKAVEFAEDDTEQGWKDLQEHNINDLDSLVGIAASGSTPYVIGAIQHANKNNILTACITMNPESDLAAFSTYPITPIVGPEFVTGSTRMKSGTAQKLVLNMISTSIMIGLGRVKGNKMVDMQLSNNKLVDRGTKMIMHELNVDYEVAKDLLLKHGSVRKAIEASNK; from the coding sequence ATGAATTATTCAAAAAAAATCACGGAAAGCAATTCTAACTATGACAAGTTAGAGGACATGAGCATAAATGAGTTATTGGTCAACATTAATAAAGAAGACCAGTTAGTGCCAAAAGCTGTTGAAAAAGTGATTCCTCAAATAGAAGCATTTGTAGAAAAAGCTTTAGATAGAATGGAAATGGGAGGACGACTTTTTTACATAGGGGCGGGAACTTCAGGCAGATTGGGAATTGTTGATGCATCAGAATGTCCTCCAACTTTCGGAGTTGATCATGGAATTGTAATCGGATTAATGGCTGGTGGAGATAAAGCCATGAGAAAGGCTGTGGAATTTGCTGAAGACGACACAGAGCAAGGCTGGAAAGACTTACAGGAACACAACATAAATGATCTTGATTCTCTAGTTGGAATAGCAGCCTCAGGTAGCACACCATATGTGATTGGTGCTATTCAGCATGCCAATAAAAATAATATTCTAACAGCTTGTATCACCATGAATCCGGAAAGTGACCTGGCAGCTTTTTCCACGTACCCAATCACCCCTATTGTAGGACCTGAATTTGTAACAGGAAGCACAAGAATGAAATCAGGCACAGCCCAAAAACTAGTTCTTAACATGATTTCTACTTCAATTATGATTGGCCTGGGAAGAGTGAAAGGAAACAAGATGGTAGACATGCAATTGAGCAACAACAAACTAGTAGATAGAGGTACAAAAATGATTATGCATGAATTAAATGTAGATTATGAAGTTGCCAAGGACTTACTCTTAAAACACGGTTCAGTTAGAAAAGCAATTGAGGCTTCAAATAAATAA
- a CDS encoding L-serine ammonia-lyase, with product MEYISTFDMLKIGVGPSSSHTLGPWRAAEKFIHTLIQDQQIDSIKSLTIDLYGSLSLTGKGHATDLAIMLGLSGADPEYVPVEDISGIILKLKEHKKLKMGGINEIDFDPDKDIIFNADFLPFHANGMRFTAHFIDGSDRMEFYYSIGGGFIVQERHDEEAVEIQNAAEYPFPIATGENLKKYCAEQNKNISDIVFENEKVLRQPAEIHSELERIWNTMLECMYIGCHTEGTLPGGLNVRRRAYDSHKNLIGDVQYNTPQEWLDSIRKTEVKFRQILKWVSCYALAVNEVNASLGRVVTAPTNGSAGVIPAVLMYYLTIENHEAGMEEIKRFLLVAGEIGSIFKKGSTISAAMGGCQAEIGVSSAMAAGALTELLGGTPDQVLIAAEIAMEHHLGLTCDPIGGLVQVPCIERNSMGAIKAINAAELAIDSDPKNVKVTLDQVINTMWDTAKDMNAKYKETSQGGLAIKVALADC from the coding sequence ATGGAATACATCAGCACTTTTGATATGCTAAAAATTGGTGTGGGACCTTCAAGTTCTCACACTTTAGGACCGTGGAGAGCTGCTGAAAAATTCATTCATACCCTCATTCAAGATCAACAGATTGACAGTATTAAATCGCTGACAATAGATTTATACGGTTCACTTTCATTAACAGGCAAAGGGCACGCTACAGATTTGGCTATTATGCTAGGTTTGTCAGGTGCAGATCCTGAATATGTTCCTGTAGAAGATATTAGCGGAATCATATTAAAACTGAAAGAGCATAAAAAGTTAAAAATGGGAGGAATCAATGAAATAGATTTTGATCCCGATAAAGACATCATTTTTAACGCAGATTTCCTTCCTTTTCATGCTAACGGAATGCGCTTTACTGCTCATTTTATTGACGGATCAGATCGCATGGAATTTTACTATTCCATTGGTGGAGGATTCATAGTACAAGAAAGACATGATGAAGAAGCAGTAGAAATTCAAAATGCTGCCGAATATCCATTCCCAATAGCCACAGGTGAAAATTTGAAAAAATACTGTGCAGAGCAAAATAAAAATATCTCTGATATAGTTTTTGAAAATGAAAAAGTACTTAGACAACCCGCAGAAATTCATAGTGAATTAGAACGAATTTGGAACACCATGCTTGAGTGCATGTATATTGGATGTCATACTGAAGGAACCTTACCCGGAGGATTAAATGTAAGAAGAAGAGCTTACGACAGTCATAAAAACCTAATTGGGGATGTACAATACAATACACCACAGGAATGGCTGGATTCAATCCGAAAAACAGAAGTAAAATTTAGACAAATACTAAAATGGGTGAGTTGTTATGCGCTTGCTGTAAATGAAGTTAACGCATCATTGGGGCGAGTTGTAACTGCACCAACTAATGGAAGTGCAGGTGTAATTCCGGCTGTGTTAATGTATTACCTAACAATTGAAAATCACGAAGCCGGCATGGAAGAAATCAAGCGATTTTTACTTGTGGCCGGTGAAATTGGATCCATCTTCAAAAAAGGATCAACTATATCAGCTGCCATGGGTGGATGTCAGGCAGAAATTGGTGTTTCATCTGCAATGGCTGCAGGTGCACTTACTGAGCTTTTAGGCGGAACTCCGGATCAAGTATTAATAGCGGCAGAAATTGCCATGGAACACCATCTTGGCCTAACATGTGATCCAATTGGAGGACTTGTACAGGTTCCGTGCATTGAAAGAAATTCAATGGGAGCAATAAAAGCAATTAATGCTGCTGAACTTGCCATTGACTCAGATCCAAAAAATGTCAAAGTAACTTTAGATCAGGTAATCAATACCATGTGGGATACCGCTAAAGACATGAATGCCAAATACAAAGAAACTTCTCAAGGAGGTTTAGCCATCAAAGTTGCTCTTGCCGACTGCTAA
- a CDS encoding tetratricopeptide repeat protein, protein MKYRIVFILLLAFTAPAFGQDEVKKKMYYGNEAYLNSDYERAIGFYLEAVDLAPLNFKANYNLANAYYRMNQADKAIEHISNVINLAPTSYDKSKAFHNMGNAYMQKQELDKAIDAYKSSLRLNPSDEETRYNLAYAQFLKSKEQQQNQQQNSNGNGGQNMGDNQNQNQDESQDNQDNQDEEGNDNQQNQDQNEGDNGDKESEGNKGDKPEQKDQDGSGQGMSPKLSKEQIENIMDAYYRKEKELQKKINQKRKVGTGQPQKKDW, encoded by the coding sequence ATGAAATATAGAATAGTCTTCATATTGTTACTTGCTTTTACAGCTCCTGCCTTTGGACAGGATGAAGTAAAAAAGAAGATGTATTATGGTAACGAAGCTTACCTAAATTCAGACTACGAAAGAGCAATTGGATTTTACCTGGAAGCAGTTGATTTGGCACCATTAAATTTTAAGGCCAACTATAATTTGGCAAATGCATACTACAGAATGAATCAAGCGGACAAGGCAATTGAGCACATCTCGAACGTCATCAATCTTGCTCCTACTTCATATGACAAATCAAAGGCTTTTCACAATATGGGCAATGCTTATATGCAAAAGCAGGAATTGGACAAGGCGATTGATGCCTATAAAAGTTCCCTTAGATTGAATCCTTCTGATGAAGAAACTCGTTATAATTTGGCATACGCACAGTTTTTAAAGAGTAAGGAACAACAACAAAATCAGCAACAAAATTCAAATGGCAATGGTGGTCAAAACATGGGTGACAATCAAAACCAAAACCAGGATGAATCACAAGACAATCAGGACAATCAAGACGAAGAAGGAAATGATAACCAACAGAATCAAGATCAAAACGAAGGAGATAATGGGGATAAAGAATCTGAAGGAAACAAAGGTGACAAACCTGAGCAAAAAGACCAAGACGGAAGTGGTCAGGGGATGAGCCCTAAATTAAGTAAGGAGCAAATTGAAAACATCATGGATGCTTATTACCGAAAAGAAAAAGAACTACAGAAAAAAATAAATCAGAAAAGAAAAGTTGGTACAGGACAACCGCAAAAGAAAGATTGGTGA
- a CDS encoding AAA family ATPase has translation MPTNQSSASIEQINAKIQEGSAFIDLMNQEISKVIVGQTYMIDRLMIGLLANGHILLEGVPGLAKTLAIKTLSDTIGGNFNRIQFTPDLLPADVVGTMIYNQKQEDFTVKQGPIFANFILADEINRAPAKVQSALLEAMQERQVTLGDTTYELPKPFLVMATQNPVEQEGTYPLPEAQVDRFMLKVYLDYPSKEEEQLIVRQNISSQGFPKANAVVNIDQILKAKDLVKEVYLDEKIEKYIVDLVYATRIPGDYGLSDLSPLIGFGASPRASINMALAAKAYAFINRRGFVIPEDVRAVCPDVLRHRIGLTYEAEAEDVTQADLVNKIMDFVEVP, from the coding sequence ATGCCAACTAATCAGTCGTCTGCCAGTATTGAGCAGATCAACGCAAAAATTCAGGAAGGTAGTGCCTTTATCGACCTGATGAACCAAGAAATTAGCAAAGTAATTGTTGGGCAAACTTACATGATCGACAGATTAATGATCGGTTTGTTAGCAAATGGACACATCTTATTAGAAGGTGTTCCTGGACTTGCAAAAACATTGGCCATTAAAACATTATCTGATACCATAGGCGGAAACTTTAACAGGATTCAATTTACACCTGACTTGTTGCCTGCTGACGTTGTCGGAACTATGATCTACAATCAAAAACAGGAAGATTTTACTGTTAAACAAGGACCAATATTTGCCAATTTTATTTTGGCAGATGAGATCAATAGAGCTCCGGCAAAAGTACAATCAGCCCTTCTTGAAGCAATGCAAGAAAGACAAGTTACTTTAGGCGACACTACATATGAATTGCCAAAACCATTTTTAGTAATGGCAACTCAAAATCCGGTTGAGCAAGAAGGGACTTATCCTTTGCCTGAAGCGCAGGTTGACCGTTTTATGTTAAAGGTTTATCTGGATTACCCTTCAAAAGAAGAGGAGCAATTAATTGTGCGTCAAAATATTTCATCTCAAGGTTTTCCTAAAGCGAATGCGGTTGTAAACATTGATCAAATCTTAAAGGCAAAAGACTTGGTTAAGGAAGTTTACCTGGATGAAAAAATTGAAAAATACATTGTTGACCTGGTTTACGCTACAAGAATTCCCGGAGATTATGGTTTAAGTGACTTAAGTCCACTTATTGGTTTTGGCGCATCTCCAAGAGCATCTATCAATATGGCCCTTGCAGCCAAAGCTTACGCTTTTATCAATAGAAGAGGATTTGTGATTCCTGAAGATGTTCGTGCAGTTTGTCCTGATGTTTTAAGACACAGAATTGGTTTGACTTATGAAGCAGAAGCAGAAGATGTAACACAAGCTGATTTGGTAAATAAAATCATGGATTTTGTTGAAGTACCATAA